The Urbifossiella limnaea nucleotide sequence CGCCGCCGGTGGGACCGCGAAGGCCATCCAGGCCGACGTGGCCGAGCCGACCGCCGCCCGCCGGGTCGTGGACCAGGTGCTGGCGGACTGGGGCCGGGTCGATATCCTGGTGAATAACGCCGGCGTCATCCGCGACGGGCTGTTCGTGCGGATGGAGCCCGAGAACTGGCTGGCGGTGATCGACACGAACCTGAACGGCACGTTCTACTTCTGCCGGGCCGTCGCCGACCAGATGGCCCTGAAGCAGCGGAGCGGGCGGATCATCAACGTGTCGAGCGTCGCGGCCAGCCACGTGAACGCCGGCCAGACGAACTACGCGGCCAGCAAGGGCGCGGTGAACAGCTTCACCCGCGCCCTGGCCGTGGAACTCGGGAGCCGGAGCGTGACCGTCAACGCGGTCGCGCCCGGGTTCATCGAGACGGACATGAGCGAGGCGGTCCGCGCCAAGGGCGGGGACTTCATCGCCAAGAAGCTGGTCCCCCTGCGGCGACTCGGCAAGCCCGAGGACATCGCAGGGGTGGTGGCGTTCCTGGCCGGCCCCGCGGCCGCCTACGTCACCGGCCAGGTGCTCACCGTGGACGGCGGCCTCAGCCTGGGTGCCGTGACCGCGTGACCCGCACCGACACCCCCCGCCCTGCGGGCCACCGGAGGTTCCTGTCATGCCGACGAAGGACGAGATCTTCGAGAAGGTCCGCACCACCCTGGTGGACGCCCTCAACGTCGACGACGACGAGGTGAAGCTCACGAGCCGGCTCCGCGCCGACCTGAACGCCGAGTCGATCGACTTCCTCGACATCGTGTTCCGGCTGGAGAAGCAGTTCAACGTGAAGATTCCGCGGGAGGAGCTCTTCCCCGAGTCGATCTTCCAGGGCGACGCCGACTACGTGGCCGACGGCAAGGTGACGGCCAAGGGGCTGGACGAGCTGGCCAAGCAGATGCCGTTCGCCGACCTGACGGAGTTCCGCAAGGACCCGCGGCTCGACAAGATGGAAGACCTGTTCACGGTGGACCTGATCGTGAACTACCTCCAGAAGAAGCTGGGCGGCTGATGCGCTGGACGTGGATCGACCGGTTCACGGCGTTCGAGTCGCGGAAGGCGGCGACGGCGGTGAAGTGCCTGTCCCTGGCCGAGGACCACTTCGCCGACCACTTCCCCGGCTTCCCCGTCATGCCGGCGCCGCTCATCCTTGAAGGACTCGCCCAGACCGGCGGTATCCTCGTGGGCGAGGCCAACGGCTTCAAGGAGAACGTCGTCCTGGCCAAAATGAGCGCCAAGTTCGCCCGCGAGGCGTATCCCGGCGAGCAGCTCACCTACACCGCCACCCTCGTGGACCTGGGGGCGACTGGCGGGCGGGTCAGCGGCACGGTCAAGAGCGGCGACGTCCTGGTGGCCGAGGCCGACATCCTGTTCGCCCACGTCGGCCCCGACCAGCTGCCGCCCGGCGTTACCGACTCGAAGTTTGTGTTCACGGGTGAGCTGCAGACGCTCCTGAAGACGGCCGAGGCCGTGGCCGTAACCCCCGCCACAACAGCGGGTTAACGGCCGAGTTCGACACCCGCCGACGCAGCCGGAGGCCCCGTGTGGGGCTTTCCGCGTTTAACGGCGGCCCCGACAACCGGAGTTTCCCGCACCCCCCAACCCTCCTGGCTTATCAGACTGGGGTGTCGCGGCTCCAACGGCGCAAGTCCGCCGGCCGAATACACTACCTTGATGCTACACCCGCACCCAGGGCCGCCGATGTTTTGCCCTCTCCGTGCCGAGCCGCCCGTATGGTAGA carries:
- a CDS encoding 3-oxoacyl-ACP reductase family protein, encoding MTLTDKVALVTGGSRGIGRAVVQKLAAEGAKVAFVYRGSQAAAEELVKEITAAGGTAKAIQADVAEPTAARRVVDQVLADWGRVDILVNNAGVIRDGLFVRMEPENWLAVIDTNLNGTFYFCRAVADQMALKQRSGRIINVSSVAASHVNAGQTNYAASKGAVNSFTRALAVELGSRSVTVNAVAPGFIETDMSEAVRAKGGDFIAKKLVPLRRLGKPEDIAGVVAFLAGPAAAYVTGQVLTVDGGLSLGAVTA
- a CDS encoding acyl carrier protein, which encodes MPTKDEIFEKVRTTLVDALNVDDDEVKLTSRLRADLNAESIDFLDIVFRLEKQFNVKIPREELFPESIFQGDADYVADGKVTAKGLDELAKQMPFADLTEFRKDPRLDKMEDLFTVDLIVNYLQKKLGG
- a CDS encoding 3-hydroxyacyl-ACP dehydratase FabZ family protein, producing the protein MRWTWIDRFTAFESRKAATAVKCLSLAEDHFADHFPGFPVMPAPLILEGLAQTGGILVGEANGFKENVVLAKMSAKFAREAYPGEQLTYTATLVDLGATGGRVSGTVKSGDVLVAEADILFAHVGPDQLPPGVTDSKFVFTGELQTLLKTAEAVAVTPATTAG